The proteins below come from a single Nocardioides eburneiflavus genomic window:
- a CDS encoding PQQ-dependent sugar dehydrogenase, with translation MTRMAIITATGRVVAGPGSPAGLARWRILLVTLLAASSAAFVALGSTDARGASTLPSGFRETVVLSGLTNPTAVRFAADGRVFVAEKRGVIKVFDSLTDATPDVFADLNVNVHNFWDRGLLGMALDPSFPAEPYVYVLYTYDHVLGSSAAAPRWGTPGVYSDPCPTPPGATADGCVVSGRLSRLQASGNAMTGPEHVLVEDWCQQYPSHSIGSVEFGRDGALYASGGDGASFNFVDYGQDGSPVNPCGDPPGTVGSALTPPTAEGGALRSQDLRTPSDPVSLDGTVIRVDRATGAGVAGNPLAASADPNARRIISYGLRNPFRITPRPGTDEIWVGDVGWNDWEEINVIPSAGQMQNFGWPCYEGAQRQSGYDSANLTMCENLYASPGAVTAPYHAYHHSNRVVPNETCPTGSSSVAGLQFEFAASQHSYPAEYDDALFFADYSRDCIWVMPKGADGKPAPGLVRTFVSGAANPVNLQVGPGGDLFYVDFDGGTIRRIHYEAGGQAPVAVATATPTSGAAPLTVSFDGTASYDPDPGDVITHAWDLDGDGAFDDSTSAQPTYTYTVSGTFAASLRVTDSDGLTATDTLVISVGNTAPTPTIQTPTSGTAWKVGDVLSFSGSATDAQDGAMPPSALSWELLMQHCPSNCHSHQVQTWPGVASGSFTAPDHEYPSHLELRLTATDSGGMQATRSVRLDPRTVSLTFQTNPGGLSLTVGGSTAKASFTRTVIVGSTNSISAPAPQKKGSKTYQFVSWSDGGAQTHDVVAPATSQTFTARFR, from the coding sequence ATGACTCGCATGGCGATCATCACGGCAACGGGACGCGTGGTCGCAGGTCCCGGATCCCCAGCGGGCCTGGCGCGATGGCGGATCCTCCTCGTCACTCTCCTGGCGGCCAGCAGTGCCGCCTTCGTCGCGCTGGGGAGCACCGACGCACGTGGCGCCTCCACCCTGCCCTCCGGTTTCCGGGAGACGGTGGTTCTCAGTGGTCTGACGAACCCGACCGCGGTGCGCTTCGCTGCCGACGGCCGGGTCTTCGTCGCCGAGAAGCGGGGCGTCATCAAGGTCTTCGACTCGCTCACCGACGCGACGCCCGATGTCTTCGCCGACCTCAACGTCAACGTGCACAACTTCTGGGACCGGGGGCTGCTCGGCATGGCACTCGATCCGAGCTTCCCGGCCGAGCCCTACGTCTACGTGCTCTACACCTACGACCACGTGCTGGGATCCTCCGCCGCGGCCCCGCGGTGGGGAACTCCGGGGGTGTACTCCGATCCCTGTCCGACGCCTCCGGGTGCCACTGCCGACGGGTGCGTCGTCAGCGGCCGACTCTCCCGCCTGCAGGCCAGCGGCAACGCCATGACGGGTCCGGAGCACGTACTGGTCGAGGACTGGTGCCAGCAGTACCCGAGCCACTCGATCGGCAGCGTGGAGTTCGGCCGGGACGGCGCCCTCTACGCCAGTGGCGGCGACGGCGCCAGCTTCAACTTCGTCGACTACGGGCAGGACGGGTCCCCGGTGAACCCCTGCGGCGATCCGCCCGGGACCGTCGGCTCGGCCCTCACGCCCCCGACGGCCGAGGGTGGCGCCCTGCGCAGCCAGGACCTCCGGACGCCGAGCGACCCGGTGTCCCTCGACGGCACCGTGATCCGCGTGGACCGCGCCACGGGCGCCGGCGTCGCGGGCAACCCGCTGGCGGCCTCCGCAGACCCGAACGCCCGCCGGATCATCTCCTACGGGCTGCGCAACCCCTTCCGGATCACGCCCCGGCCCGGAACGGACGAGATCTGGGTGGGCGACGTCGGCTGGAACGACTGGGAAGAGATCAACGTCATCCCCTCGGCCGGACAGATGCAGAACTTCGGGTGGCCCTGCTACGAGGGCGCACAGCGCCAGTCGGGCTACGACTCGGCCAACCTGACCATGTGCGAGAACCTGTACGCCTCGCCGGGAGCGGTGACCGCGCCGTACCACGCCTACCACCACAGCAACCGCGTGGTGCCCAACGAGACGTGCCCCACCGGCAGCTCCTCCGTGGCCGGGCTGCAGTTCGAGTTCGCGGCGAGCCAGCACTCCTATCCCGCCGAGTACGACGACGCGCTCTTCTTCGCCGACTACTCCCGGGACTGCATCTGGGTCATGCCCAAGGGCGCCGACGGCAAGCCGGCCCCCGGTCTCGTGCGGACCTTCGTCTCGGGTGCGGCGAACCCCGTCAACCTCCAGGTCGGACCGGGCGGCGACCTCTTCTACGTCGACTTCGACGGCGGGACGATCCGGCGCATCCACTACGAGGCCGGCGGCCAGGCGCCGGTGGCCGTGGCCACCGCGACGCCCACGTCCGGGGCGGCTCCGCTCACGGTGTCGTTCGACGGCACCGCGTCGTACGACCCTGACCCCGGCGACGTGATCACCCACGCCTGGGACCTCGACGGCGACGGTGCGTTCGACGACTCGACGAGCGCGCAGCCGACGTACACCTACACCGTCTCCGGCACCTTCGCGGCGTCGCTCCGGGTCACGGACAGTGACGGTCTCACGGCCACGGACACACTCGTCATCTCGGTCGGCAACACGGCGCCGACGCCCACCATCCAGACACCCACGTCCGGGACCGCGTGGAAGGTCGGCGACGTCCTCAGCTTCTCCGGCTCCGCGACCGATGCCCAGGACGGCGCCATGCCACCCTCGGCGCTGTCGTGGGAGCTGCTGATGCAGCACTGTCCGTCGAACTGCCACAGCCACCAGGTCCAGACGTGGCCCGGGGTGGCCAGCGGCTCGTTCACCGCTCCGGACCACGAGTACCCCTCGCACCTCGAGCTGAGGCTCACCGCGACCGACTCCGGCGGGATGCAGGCCACCCGGAGCGTCCGGCTGGACCCGCGCACGGTGTCGCTGACGTTCCAGACCAATCCGGGTGGGCTGTCGCTGACGGTCGGCGGGAGCACCGCCAAGGCGTCGTTCACGCGGACGGTCATCGTCGGATCCACCAACTCGATCAGTGCCCCAGCGCCGCAGAAGAAGGGCTCGAAGACCTACCAGTTCGTCTCCTGGTCCGACGGCGGCGCGCAGACCCACGACGTGGTCGCTCCGGCGACCAGCCAGACCTTCACCGCGCGGTTCCGCTAG
- a CDS encoding zinc metalloprotease produces MNPSTRALQRLGVTATALALGMAVSTPTFGAPAKDKAVDCIEYGDVAKAPAGTIPRDDLHVVHKDPLAKAARAARTSARGKPGATAAAAFAPVEIPVRFNVVYKDRSADGGYLSDERVAEQIRVLNEGFAGTGFSFVLEEIHRVKQPEWFNLVSSNGGLPRFYRGGGKEVKMKQYFYDDSTSETLNIYSASLAQSLLGWAYFPSDFTDESTLGDPLPAYRDGVVVDYRSLPTVENDTGDSTVYTVYGEGDTATHEVGHWLELYHTFQGGCSEPGDYVADTAPEASPAFQCPVGRDTCEGGGVDPITNFMDYTYDSCMTEFTAGQAARMQMAWTEYRAIS; encoded by the coding sequence ATGAACCCCAGCACCCGCGCACTGCAACGCCTCGGCGTCACGGCCACGGCACTGGCCCTCGGCATGGCCGTGTCCACGCCGACGTTCGGCGCACCGGCGAAGGACAAGGCGGTCGACTGCATCGAGTACGGCGACGTCGCCAAGGCCCCGGCCGGCACGATCCCGCGCGACGACCTCCACGTCGTCCACAAGGACCCGCTGGCCAAGGCGGCCCGCGCGGCGCGTACGTCAGCCAGGGGCAAGCCGGGCGCCACCGCCGCCGCGGCGTTCGCGCCGGTCGAGATCCCGGTCCGCTTCAACGTCGTCTACAAGGACAGGAGCGCGGACGGCGGCTACCTGTCCGACGAGCGGGTCGCGGAGCAGATCAGGGTGCTCAACGAGGGCTTCGCCGGCACCGGCTTCTCGTTCGTGCTCGAGGAGATCCACCGCGTGAAGCAGCCCGAGTGGTTCAACCTGGTCTCGTCCAACGGCGGGCTGCCCCGCTTCTACCGCGGCGGCGGCAAGGAGGTGAAGATGAAGCAGTACTTCTACGACGACAGCACCTCCGAGACGCTGAACATCTACTCCGCCTCGCTGGCGCAGTCGCTGCTGGGCTGGGCCTACTTCCCCTCCGACTTCACCGACGAGTCCACCCTGGGCGACCCGCTGCCGGCCTACCGCGACGGCGTCGTCGTCGACTACCGCAGCCTGCCCACGGTCGAGAACGACACCGGCGACTCGACGGTCTACACCGTCTACGGCGAGGGCGACACCGCGACCCACGAGGTCGGTCACTGGCTCGAGCTCTACCACACCTTCCAGGGCGGGTGCTCCGAGCCGGGTGACTACGTCGCCGACACCGCCCCCGAGGCCTCGCCGGCCTTCCAGTGCCCGGTCGGGCGCGACACGTGCGAGGGCGGGGGAGTCGACCCCATCACCAACTTCATGGACTACACCTACGACTCCTGCATGACGGAGTTCACCGCCGGCCAGGCCGCGCGGATGCAGATGGCGTGGACGGAGTACCGCGCGATCTCGTAG
- a CDS encoding serine/threonine-protein kinase: MTTSPKAPPPGLTVGGYALRARLGEGGMGVVHLGQKPGERPVAIKVLRPHVVGDDEARRRLAREVSSLSRVRSRRIAEIVDADPFGDIPFVATRYVPGLSLHDHVQEEGPLAGDDLLWFADCLAEALEAVHAVGVLHRDIKPSNVIMEGRTPILIDFGLARVADDSRITMNGWLLGTPGYLAPEILYGDDATAASDVHAWAATVAYAGTGRAPYGRGPSMAIMDRVRRGEHDLTGLDPDVLELVEDALAPSPEDRPSLDEVRDWLEDLASEPAGHDERGTSRDHRGPAPVTLPYAAVAEAYAAPTHAGTAAAAQAPLDEPVHWSDGWAAPAGEPDDRPDEDWEAAGTVPHRRTRVLPDGSTEYVTDYGPPARERVPAGERLRRSLTLVALGGVVTGGIVLAPWASLAVLFVAIWLLRSGSLAAASAGHRRDRRGVKWYDGIQVLLAAPWHVVAGLGGSLVLLLWSAGIACAVALLCFAASLSMTTSLAAIGGAFAVSAWWGPGAERVRSPVHRLVDPLARRGVPWLLVTLVVAAAGSGLGAAASAQGTSWTPYDDAPFSDVRLPGWL, translated from the coding sequence GTGACGACGTCCCCGAAGGCGCCGCCGCCCGGGCTCACCGTCGGCGGCTACGCGCTGCGTGCCCGGCTCGGCGAGGGCGGCATGGGCGTGGTCCACCTCGGCCAGAAGCCGGGGGAGCGACCGGTGGCCATCAAGGTCCTGCGCCCGCACGTCGTCGGCGACGACGAGGCCCGACGCCGCCTCGCGCGCGAGGTCAGCTCCCTGAGCCGCGTCCGCAGCCGCCGCATCGCCGAGATCGTCGACGCCGACCCCTTCGGCGACATCCCCTTCGTCGCGACCCGCTACGTCCCGGGCCTGTCGCTGCACGACCACGTGCAGGAGGAGGGTCCCCTGGCCGGGGACGACCTGCTGTGGTTCGCCGACTGCCTCGCCGAGGCGCTGGAGGCCGTGCACGCCGTTGGCGTGCTGCACCGCGACATCAAGCCGTCCAACGTGATCATGGAGGGGCGTACGCCCATCCTCATCGACTTCGGCCTGGCCCGCGTCGCCGACGACTCGCGCATCACGATGAACGGCTGGCTGCTCGGCACGCCCGGCTACCTCGCCCCCGAGATCCTCTACGGCGACGACGCGACAGCCGCCTCCGACGTGCATGCCTGGGCCGCGACCGTCGCCTACGCCGGCACCGGCCGCGCGCCGTACGGCCGGGGTCCCTCCATGGCGATCATGGACCGCGTCCGCCGTGGCGAGCACGACCTCACCGGTCTGGACCCCGACGTCCTCGAGCTGGTCGAGGACGCGCTCGCGCCGTCGCCCGAGGACCGGCCGTCGCTCGACGAGGTCCGTGACTGGCTCGAGGACCTCGCCTCGGAGCCGGCCGGGCACGACGAGAGGGGCACCTCGCGGGACCACCGCGGCCCGGCGCCGGTCACCCTGCCCTACGCCGCGGTCGCGGAGGCGTACGCCGCGCCGACCCACGCCGGCACCGCAGCCGCGGCGCAGGCGCCCCTCGACGAGCCCGTGCACTGGTCAGACGGCTGGGCCGCCCCGGCGGGGGAGCCCGACGACCGCCCGGACGAGGACTGGGAGGCCGCGGGCACGGTCCCGCACCGGCGGACCAGGGTGCTGCCGGACGGCTCCACCGAGTACGTCACCGACTACGGCCCGCCCGCGCGCGAGAGGGTGCCGGCCGGCGAGCGCCTGCGCCGGTCGCTGACGCTCGTCGCCCTCGGGGGTGTCGTCACCGGTGGCATCGTGCTGGCGCCCTGGGCCAGCCTCGCCGTCCTGTTCGTCGCCATCTGGCTGCTGCGGAGCGGCTCGCTCGCCGCCGCGTCCGCCGGCCACCGCCGCGACCGGCGCGGGGTGAAGTGGTACGACGGCATCCAGGTGCTGCTCGCCGCGCCGTGGCACGTCGTCGCCGGCCTCGGCGGCTCGCTCGTCCTCCTCCTCTGGAGTGCCGGGATCGCCTGCGCGGTGGCGCTGCTCTGCTTCGCGGCGTCGCTCTCGATGACCACCTCGCTCGCCGCCATCGGCGGAGCCTTCGCGGTGTCGGCCTGGTGGGGACCCGGTGCCGAGCGCGTCCGCTCCCCGGTGCACCGTCTCGTCGACCCGCTGGCCCGGCGAGGCGTGCCCTGGCTGCTGGTCACCCTGGTGGTGGCGGCGGCCGGCTCGGGGCTGGGAGCGGCCGCGTCGGCACAGGGCACCAGCTGGACGCCGTACGACGACGCGCCGTTCTCCGACGTCCGGCTGCCCGGCTGGCTCTGA
- a CDS encoding TraR/DksA family transcriptional regulator produces the protein MDETRHRLAVEREQALARLASLTGDHESMVAASLDTNADDEHDPEGATIAFERSQIGALVRQVRHHVAEVDAALERVDAGTYGACERCGTAIGEARLDALPAARTCIACASGSG, from the coding sequence ATGGACGAGACCCGACACCGCCTCGCCGTCGAGCGCGAGCAGGCACTCGCGCGGCTCGCGAGCCTCACCGGGGACCACGAGTCGATGGTGGCGGCGTCGCTCGACACCAACGCCGACGACGAGCACGACCCGGAGGGCGCGACGATCGCCTTCGAGCGCTCGCAGATCGGGGCACTGGTCCGTCAGGTGCGCCACCACGTCGCCGAGGTCGACGCCGCCCTCGAGCGCGTCGACGCCGGCACCTACGGCGCGTGCGAGCGCTGCGGGACGGCGATCGGTGAGGCACGGCTCGACGCGCTCCCCGCGGCCCGGACGTGCATCGCGTGCGCGTCGGGCAGCGGCTGA
- a CDS encoding HNH endonuclease signature motif containing protein: MPAWRARAVADTTIHSTPPLTAEAAGFVDAQVAAVAGRVGTAQLDRLVAETIRRYDLATADPTQDPEDGYLHVDPRHVTVDTDDVHYAGTLRIEAEVDIADALDLDRALAHHAETLKALGSLLPLDARRAKALGDLARTQTALELACQGADAAADIDEPDLPAARAVVIHAHFDASVSGDTTVFGPTGRMENGQRLVLLEQVQSWCADTRTEVTIKPVIDLNTTLTAQTRKVPATIREHVILRDRTCVFPRCTRPARRCDVDHVIPWDDDAEAEGRPQPGPTTTSNLACLCRFHHRLKTHSPWRYEMTTPGIFEWTSPHGHRYRRDHTGTTDLDPPDPPDLAIPPGLPRPRRR, from the coding sequence GTGCCCGCCTGGCGGGCCCGGGCGGTCGCGGACACCACCATCCACTCCACCCCTCCCCTCACCGCCGAGGCGGCCGGGTTCGTCGACGCGCAGGTCGCCGCCGTCGCCGGACGGGTCGGCACCGCGCAGCTCGACCGCCTCGTCGCCGAGACCATCAGGCGCTACGACCTCGCGACCGCCGACCCCACGCAGGACCCGGAGGACGGCTACCTGCACGTCGACCCCCGCCACGTCACCGTCGACACCGACGACGTGCACTACGCCGGCACCCTGCGGATCGAGGCCGAGGTCGACATCGCCGACGCCCTCGACCTCGACCGCGCCCTCGCCCACCACGCCGAGACCCTGAAGGCCCTCGGGTCGCTGCTGCCGCTCGACGCCCGCCGGGCCAAGGCCCTCGGGGACCTCGCCAGGACGCAGACCGCGCTCGAGCTCGCGTGCCAGGGTGCCGACGCCGCCGCCGATATCGACGAGCCGGACCTGCCGGCCGCCCGCGCGGTCGTGATCCACGCCCACTTCGACGCATCCGTCTCCGGCGACACCACGGTGTTCGGTCCCACCGGGAGGATGGAGAACGGCCAGCGCCTGGTCCTGCTCGAGCAGGTCCAGTCCTGGTGCGCCGACACCCGCACCGAGGTCACCATCAAGCCCGTCATCGACCTCAACACCACGCTGACCGCGCAGACGCGGAAGGTCCCGGCGACGATCCGCGAACACGTGATCCTGAGAGATCGCACGTGCGTGTTCCCGCGATGCACCCGCCCGGCACGGCGCTGCGACGTCGACCACGTCATCCCGTGGGACGACGACGCCGAGGCCGAGGGCCGCCCGCAACCCGGCCCGACGACCACGAGCAACCTGGCCTGCCTGTGCCGGTTCCACCACCGCCTCAAGACCCACTCGCCCTGGCGCTACGAGATGACCACCCCCGGGATCTTCGAGTGGACCTCACCCCATGGCCACCGCTACCGCCGCGACCACACCGGCACCACCGACCTCGACCCACCAGATCCGCCGGACCTGGCAATCCCACCCGGCCTCCCGCGACCACGCCGACGATGA
- a CDS encoding sensor histidine kinase, with the protein MRTVLRQLWRLPAPADARPATRWDVAAVAALAVLAVLEAVAWQPDLAWRWVSLGMFLVWLPTLLVRRTRPLLMAVVFAVLAPVPMVTGYVDGTTPEELVTAVVGLLIPYSLTRWAAGRDLVVGLGLFLLVAVTSLVTQPLVAADRIGGVAVIVAAMATGAAARARSLLHGRQLEDVRRDERERLARDLHDTVAHHLTAIAISAQAGLAVADTQPGATKDALRRIDAEATRTLAETRRVVRMLRTEEEPPDAPLDDMAGLAAAAGPGPVVEVSLDERLELSPTVAAALHRIAQEAVANARRHASDVTEVRVEVAARGDDLELTVTDDGAPVARRASGFGIVGMTERAALLGGTLEAGPTEPRGWRVRAVLPREDVG; encoded by the coding sequence GTGCGCACCGTCCTCCGCCAGCTCTGGCGCCTGCCCGCGCCTGCGGACGCGCGCCCGGCCACCCGCTGGGACGTGGCGGCGGTCGCAGCCCTTGCCGTGCTCGCGGTGCTCGAGGCGGTCGCCTGGCAGCCCGACCTGGCGTGGCGCTGGGTGTCGCTGGGCATGTTCCTGGTGTGGCTGCCGACGCTGCTCGTACGCCGCACCCGTCCGCTGCTGATGGCGGTGGTGTTCGCGGTGCTGGCGCCCGTGCCCATGGTCACCGGCTACGTCGACGGCACCACGCCCGAGGAGCTCGTCACGGCGGTCGTCGGGCTGCTGATCCCCTACTCCCTCACCCGCTGGGCGGCCGGCCGCGACCTCGTCGTCGGGCTGGGGCTGTTCCTCCTCGTCGCCGTCACCTCGCTCGTGACCCAGCCGCTCGTGGCGGCCGACCGGATCGGCGGGGTGGCCGTCATCGTCGCCGCGATGGCGACCGGAGCGGCGGCGAGGGCGCGGTCGTTGCTGCACGGGCGCCAGCTCGAGGACGTACGCCGGGACGAGCGCGAGCGCCTCGCCCGCGACCTGCACGACACCGTCGCCCACCACCTGACGGCCATCGCGATCAGCGCGCAGGCGGGGCTGGCGGTCGCCGACACCCAGCCGGGCGCCACCAAGGACGCCCTGCGGCGGATCGACGCGGAGGCGACCCGTACGCTCGCCGAGACCCGCCGGGTCGTGCGGATGCTCCGCACCGAGGAGGAGCCCCCCGACGCGCCGCTCGACGACATGGCCGGGCTGGCCGCAGCCGCGGGGCCCGGCCCGGTCGTCGAGGTCTCGCTCGACGAGCGCCTCGAGCTCTCCCCCACGGTCGCGGCGGCGCTCCACCGCATCGCCCAGGAGGCCGTGGCCAACGCCCGCCGTCACGCCTCGGACGTGACCGAGGTCCGGGTGGAGGTGGCAGCCCGGGGCGACGACCTGGAGCTCACCGTCACCGACGACGGCGCTCCCGTCGCGCGCCGGGCGAGCGGGTTCGGGATCGTCGGCATGACCGAGCGGGCCGCCCTGCTCGGGGGCACCCTCGAGGCGGGCCCCACCGAGCCCCGCGGGTGGCGTGTGCGCGCGGTCCTGCCGAGGGAGGACGTCGGATGA
- a CDS encoding response regulator, whose product MSLRVLVADDQEIVRTGLAMILGAQDGIEVVATAVDGQDAVEQARDLRPDVCLLDIRMPRLNGIEATRALAGPDVADPLAVVVVTTFDLDEYVYGALLAGAKGFLLKDCGPELLTHAVRAAADGGSLIAPSVTTRLLKGFATRDAPAAPVSPLTDREEQVLVAVARGLTNHEVAAELYISLSTVKTHLGSLMAKLGVRNRVELALWAYQTRRLD is encoded by the coding sequence ATGAGCCTGCGCGTGCTGGTCGCCGACGACCAGGAGATCGTGCGCACCGGACTGGCGATGATCCTCGGCGCGCAGGACGGCATCGAGGTGGTCGCGACCGCCGTCGACGGACAGGACGCCGTGGAGCAGGCCCGGGACCTGCGCCCGGACGTGTGCCTGCTCGACATCCGGATGCCCCGGCTCAACGGGATCGAGGCCACCCGCGCCCTCGCCGGTCCCGACGTCGCGGACCCGCTGGCGGTCGTGGTGGTGACCACCTTCGACCTCGACGAGTACGTCTACGGCGCCCTCCTCGCGGGCGCGAAGGGCTTCCTGCTGAAGGACTGCGGACCCGAGCTGCTCACCCACGCCGTACGGGCGGCCGCGGACGGTGGGTCGCTGATCGCGCCGAGCGTGACGACGCGGCTGCTGAAGGGCTTCGCCACGAGGGACGCCCCCGCCGCGCCCGTCTCCCCCCTCACCGACCGGGAGGAGCAGGTGCTGGTCGCGGTCGCCCGCGGACTGACCAACCACGAGGTCGCGGCGGAGCTGTACATCTCGCTCAGCACGGTGAAGACCCACCTCGGCTCGCTCATGGCCAAGCTCGGGGTCCGCAACCGGGTCGAGCTCGCCCTGTGGGCCTATCAGACCCGTCGCCTGGACTGA
- a CDS encoding DUF2306 domain-containing protein codes for MTTLAPDRPDVPTRPRREWWIPASLLALTLVPVAAGVFRVAELAAGEADAADQRFFDSPLPVVVHVIGACIYTVLGAFQLMPSFRARRPRWHRWSGRVLVPAGLAAALSGLWMTLWYPLPAHDNEALMVSRLVFGSVMVAGLALGVLAIRRRDVRAHQRWMARAYAVAQGAGTQAIVLGPMVLLVDDPGGNLKAAGMTVAWVINLVVAEWLVRCSQARSGQSRRRV; via the coding sequence ATGACGACCCTCGCCCCGGACCGGCCCGACGTCCCGACCCGACCGCGCCGCGAGTGGTGGATCCCGGCGAGCCTGCTCGCGCTCACCCTGGTCCCGGTCGCAGCTGGGGTGTTCAGGGTCGCCGAGCTGGCGGCGGGCGAGGCCGACGCGGCCGACCAGCGCTTCTTCGACTCGCCGCTGCCCGTCGTGGTGCACGTCATCGGCGCGTGCATCTACACCGTGCTCGGCGCGTTCCAGCTCATGCCGTCCTTCCGGGCCCGGCGCCCGCGGTGGCACCGCTGGAGCGGACGGGTCCTCGTGCCGGCCGGTCTCGCCGCCGCGCTGAGCGGGCTGTGGATGACGCTCTGGTACCCGCTCCCGGCCCACGACAACGAGGCCCTGATGGTGTCCCGGCTGGTGTTCGGCTCGGTGATGGTCGCCGGGCTCGCGCTCGGTGTCCTCGCGATCCGGCGCCGCGACGTGCGCGCCCACCAGCGGTGGATGGCGCGGGCGTACGCCGTGGCGCAGGGCGCCGGGACGCAGGCGATCGTCCTCGGGCCGATGGTCCTCCTCGTGGACGATCCGGGCGGGAACCTCAAGGCAGCCGGCATGACGGTCGCGTGGGTGATCAACCTGGTGGTCGCGGAGTGGCTGGTGCGGTGCAGCCAGGCGCGCTCGGGTCAGTCCAGGCGACGGGTCTGA
- the nhaA gene encoding Na+/H+ antiporter NhaA: protein MSTDQSTGRGSATFEAQTSRSLRDFIRTESGSAGMLVVAALVALVWANSPWSQSYVDLWHTELSVRLGDGGLSMDLHHWVNDGLMVVFFFVIGLEVRKEFAIGELTDRSRVVVPLVAGVTGMLVPAGLFLALNPSGPEAAGWGAVIGTDTAFLLGVMALVGPAVSTQLRIFLLTLTVIDDIVAVSVIGVVYSDDLSLGALALAAACLLVLVVLDRAGVWQAAPYVVVVLVLWIATVESGVHASIAGMLSGLLVPALDPRRADVEDAARSFRAFRQSPMPGVQRAARRSLTRAISVNERLQEALHTPTSHVVVPVFALANAGVDLRDGVLGDALASRLMWGIVLGLVVGKALGIFLGAFASVRLGWGRLPQGVGLGHTLAGGALSGIGFTVSLLIISLAFDSTRLQDQARVGVLLAAVLASLAGWLAFRFAARFLGQRDAALPTLLSPPVDPARDHVVGPDDAELTLVEYLDYECPFCARVSGVGDELRAHFGDRLRYVTRHLPLPVHPHAELAALAAEAAARQDRFREMHAMLFTHQDQLELEDLVGYAADLDLDLEQFMRDLDDDELSRHVEHDVASAEASGVRGTPTFFVGATRHVGPHDARTLIAALEASTQSRPIG from the coding sequence GTGAGCACGGACCAGTCCACCGGCCGAGGGTCGGCGACGTTCGAGGCGCAGACCTCGCGCTCGCTGCGCGACTTCATCCGCACCGAGTCCGGCTCGGCGGGCATGCTCGTCGTCGCGGCGCTGGTGGCGCTGGTCTGGGCGAACTCGCCGTGGTCGCAGTCCTACGTCGACCTGTGGCACACAGAGCTGTCGGTACGGCTCGGCGACGGCGGCCTGTCGATGGACCTGCACCACTGGGTCAACGACGGCCTGATGGTGGTGTTCTTCTTCGTCATCGGCCTCGAGGTCCGCAAGGAGTTCGCCATCGGCGAGCTCACCGACCGCAGCCGGGTCGTGGTCCCGCTGGTCGCCGGCGTCACCGGCATGCTCGTGCCGGCCGGACTCTTCCTCGCCCTCAACCCCTCTGGCCCAGAGGCGGCGGGCTGGGGTGCGGTGATCGGCACCGACACCGCCTTCCTCCTCGGCGTGATGGCGCTCGTCGGGCCTGCGGTGTCCACGCAGCTGCGGATCTTCCTGCTGACCCTGACCGTCATCGACGACATCGTCGCCGTCAGCGTGATCGGCGTCGTCTACTCCGACGACCTCTCGCTCGGTGCGCTCGCCCTGGCGGCGGCCTGCCTGCTCGTGCTGGTGGTGCTCGACCGCGCCGGCGTGTGGCAGGCCGCTCCGTACGTGGTCGTCGTGCTCGTCCTGTGGATCGCGACGGTCGAGTCGGGCGTCCACGCCTCCATCGCGGGCATGCTGAGCGGTCTGCTGGTGCCGGCACTGGACCCCCGGCGAGCCGACGTCGAGGACGCCGCACGCAGCTTCCGCGCCTTCCGGCAGTCGCCGATGCCCGGCGTGCAACGCGCCGCCCGCCGCTCCCTCACTCGCGCGATCTCCGTCAACGAGCGCCTCCAGGAGGCCCTGCACACCCCGACCAGCCACGTCGTCGTGCCGGTCTTCGCGCTGGCCAACGCCGGGGTCGACCTCCGCGACGGGGTGCTCGGCGACGCCCTCGCCTCGCGGCTGATGTGGGGCATCGTGCTCGGCCTGGTCGTCGGGAAGGCGCTCGGCATCTTCCTCGGCGCGTTCGCGAGCGTACGTCTCGGCTGGGGCCGCCTGCCGCAGGGCGTCGGGCTGGGTCACACCCTCGCCGGCGGCGCGCTGTCGGGCATCGGCTTCACCGTGTCCCTCCTCATCATCAGTCTCGCCTTCGACTCGACCCGGTTGCAGGACCAGGCCCGGGTCGGCGTCCTCCTCGCTGCCGTGCTGGCCAGCCTGGCCGGGTGGCTCGCCTTCCGCTTCGCGGCGCGGTTCCTCGGCCAGCGCGACGCGGCACTGCCGACGCTGCTGAGTCCTCCGGTGGACCCGGCACGCGACCACGTGGTCGGCCCGGACGACGCCGAGCTGACGCTCGTGGAGTACCTCGACTACGAGTGCCCCTTCTGTGCCCGCGTCAGCGGCGTCGGCGACGAGCTCCGGGCGCACTTCGGCGACCGGCTGCGCTACGTCACCCGCCACCTCCCGCTCCCGGTGCACCCGCACGCGGAGCTGGCCGCCCTCGCGGCCGAGGCAGCAGCGCGGCAGGACCGGTTCCGGGAGATGCACGCGATGCTCTTCACCCACCAGGACCAGCTCGAGCTCGAGGACCTGGTCGGCTACGCCGCCGACCTCGACCTCGACCTGGAGCAGTTCATGCGCGACCTCGACGACGACGAGCTGTCGCGTCACGTCGAGCACGACGTGGCGTCGGCGGAGGCGAGCGGCGTGCGCGGCACCCCGACCTTCTTCGTCGGCGCCACCCGGCACGTCGGCCCCCACGACGCCCGCACCCTCATCGCAGCCCTCGAGGCATCGACGCAGTCTCGGCCGATCGGCTGA